A window of Actinobacillus suis ATCC 33415 contains these coding sequences:
- a CDS encoding transposase: MNKPNRKSVRVKWDSYQNGCYFVTVCTKDKYHYFGEIMNNEMQFTHLGLELQKIIENTPLVRNNQYIEIPIYTIMPSHFHLLIIINSDIDRHQHYFGVQRKNLASVIRGIKSKLTSFAIKHNLSFQWQSGFHEHIVKSERAFEHIYNYVQNNVINWSQDCFHSPKSH, encoded by the coding sequence ATGAATAAACCAAATCGAAAATCTGTCCGTGTAAAATGGGATTCTTACCAAAATGGTTGTTATTTCGTCACAGTTTGTACCAAAGACAAATACCATTATTTCGGCGAAATTATGAATAATGAAATGCAATTCACACATTTAGGATTGGAATTGCAAAAAATCATCGAAAATACACCGCTTGTGCGAAATAACCAATATATCGAAATCCCTATTTACACCATAATGCCAAGCCATTTTCATCTGCTGATTATCATTAATTCGGATATTGACCGACATCAGCATTATTTTGGTGTTCAACGGAAAAATTTAGCCTCCGTCATTCGTGGTATAAAATCAAAATTAACCAGTTTTGCCATTAAACATAATCTTTCATTTCAATGGCAGTCAGGTTTCCACGAACATATTGTCAAATCAGAACGTGCCTTTGAGCATATTTACAATTATGTTCAAAATAACGTCATTAACTGGTCACAAGATTGTTTCCATTCCCCAAAATCTCATTAA
- a CDS encoding restriction endonuclease subunit S, whose protein sequence is MNDWKLTRLSDVADIIGGGTPKSSEDTYFNGDISWITPKDLSGYNYRYISKGERNITELGLKNSSAKLLPKGSVLFTSRAPIGYVAIAKNELATNQGFKSLVLKEGHIPEFYYYLLKHNVPLLEARSTGSTFKEISGQVLKDTELKIPNYEIQKNIVDILSPIDEKIELNTQTNQTLEQIAQAIFKSWFVDFEPVKAKMQGGNLAAMEAISGKNSEELHRLQTENPTEYQKLWAIADAFPDEIGEDGVPVGWEVTSFGEVSECFDKRRIPLSKHHRAKRKGNIPYYGATSVMDYVDESIFDDIYLLIGEDGSVLKEDGTPFIQYIWGKSWVNNHAHVLQGKNGVSTEQLMIFMSLTNIKAYVTGAVQMKLNQANMNSIPFIKANNEINDIFNKLIMDFYKNVRNLSDENKKLISIRDLLLPKLLNGDLLNAMDN, encoded by the coding sequence ATGAACGATTGGAAATTAACAAGATTATCGGATGTTGCAGATATTATAGGTGGGGGAACGCCTAAATCATCAGAAGATACATATTTTAATGGAGATATATCTTGGATAACCCCTAAGGATTTATCAGGATATAATTACCGTTATATATCGAAAGGTGAAAGAAATATAACAGAATTAGGATTAAAGAATAGTAGTGCTAAATTGTTACCAAAAGGAAGTGTTTTATTTACAAGTCGAGCACCTATTGGATATGTTGCTATTGCAAAAAATGAATTAGCCACAAATCAAGGCTTTAAAAGTTTGGTTTTAAAAGAAGGACATATTCCAGAATTTTATTATTATTTATTGAAGCATAATGTTCCCTTATTAGAGGCAAGATCTACTGGTTCAACATTTAAAGAAATTTCAGGGCAAGTATTAAAAGATACAGAATTAAAAATACCTAATTATGAAATTCAAAAAAATATAGTAGATATTTTAAGTCCAATAGACGAAAAAATAGAACTCAACACCCAAACCAACCAAACCCTAGAACAAATCGCCCAAGCGATTTTCAAAAGTTGGTTTGTGGATTTCGAGCCTGTCAAAGCCAAAATGCAAGGTGGTAATCTCGCCGCAATGGAAGCTATTTCAGGCAAAAACAGTGAAGAATTACACCGCTTGCAAACCGAAAACCCAACAGAATACCAAAAACTCTGGGCAATCGCAGACGCATTTCCTGATGAGATTGGGGAAGATGGCGTGCCTGTGGGGTGGGAAGTCACGAGCTTTGGTGAGGTATCAGAATGTTTTGATAAAAGGCGAATTCCATTATCTAAACACCATAGAGCAAAGCGTAAAGGGAATATTCCTTACTATGGTGCAACATCAGTAATGGATTATGTTGATGAAAGTATTTTTGATGATATTTATCTTTTGATTGGAGAGGATGGCTCTGTTTTAAAAGAAGATGGGACGCCATTCATTCAGTATATATGGGGAAAATCTTGGGTTAATAACCATGCCCATGTTTTACAAGGTAAGAATGGAGTTTCAACTGAGCAACTGATGATCTTCATGAGTTTAACTAATATTAAGGCTTATGTTACTGGTGCAGTTCAGATGAAGTTAAATCAAGCCAATATGAATAGTATTCCATTTATAAAAGCTAATAATGAAATAAATGATATATTTAATAAATTAATAATGGATTTTTACAAAAATGTCCGTAATTTATCAGATGAGAACAAAAAATTGATTTCTATACGAGATTTATTATTACCAAAGCTACTTAATGGAGATTTACTTAATGCAATGGATAATTGA
- the folC gene encoding bifunctional tetrahydrofolate synthase/dihydrofolate synthase → MMSTLTAPSINDSLSTWLDYLEKSHFKPIDMGLERIKSVAEALELLQPAPYVITVAGTNGKGSTCRLLEVALLKAGYRVGVYSSPHLIRYNERVRIQGELLNDEAHVQSFAKIQQKKTASLTYFEFSTLSALQLCKEANLDIVILEVGLGGRLDATNIVDPHLAIITSIDIDHVDFLGDNREDIGREKAGIFRENIPVIIGEPDCPRSILQQAKALNCQVIRRNVNWKFSIENDRFHWQSEFIDWQDLPMPQIPIPNAGTALAALAQLPFEINEQVVRAALQEAQMTARFQTLNEQDFANFSAKRPLAQVIIDVGHNPHAAKYLAGRLNSLKQPNQKIFAVFSALVDKDLSGIVEPLANVIDEWHCAGLAGYRGQSGEAVYQKLAKVLPNSTACYYQTVPEAAESLFAKASKTDIILIFGSFHTVSDFLVWIGE, encoded by the coding sequence ATAATGAGTACTTTAACAGCTCCAAGTATTAACGACAGTCTCTCTACGTGGCTCGACTATTTAGAAAAATCACATTTTAAGCCAATTGATATGGGCTTAGAACGTATTAAAAGCGTAGCGGAAGCGCTCGAATTACTTCAGCCGGCACCTTATGTCATTACCGTTGCCGGCACTAATGGTAAAGGTTCAACTTGCCGTTTATTGGAAGTGGCTTTACTTAAAGCCGGCTATCGTGTCGGTGTTTATTCATCACCGCATTTGATTCGTTATAACGAACGAGTGAGAATTCAAGGCGAATTACTCAATGATGAAGCCCATGTGCAGTCATTTGCAAAAATCCAACAAAAAAAGACCGCTTCTTTAACCTATTTTGAGTTTAGTACACTTTCGGCATTGCAGCTTTGTAAAGAAGCAAATTTGGATATTGTGATTTTAGAAGTTGGACTTGGCGGGCGTTTAGATGCAACCAATATTGTTGATCCGCATTTAGCGATAATTACCTCAATCGACATCGACCACGTGGATTTTCTCGGCGATAACCGAGAAGATATTGGGCGAGAGAAAGCAGGCATTTTCCGTGAAAATATACCAGTGATTATCGGTGAACCGGATTGCCCGAGAAGTATCTTACAGCAAGCGAAAGCACTTAATTGCCAAGTAATAAGACGTAATGTGAATTGGAAATTTTCCATAGAAAATGACCGCTTCCACTGGCAATCAGAATTTATTGATTGGCAAGATTTACCGATGCCACAAATTCCGATTCCGAATGCCGGTACCGCTTTAGCCGCTTTGGCTCAACTTCCATTTGAAATCAATGAACAAGTGGTTAGAGCCGCATTACAAGAAGCGCAAATGACCGCTCGTTTCCAAACGCTAAACGAACAAGATTTTGCAAACTTTTCAGCAAAACGACCGCTTGCTCAAGTGATCATTGATGTCGGACACAATCCGCATGCAGCAAAATATTTGGCAGGACGATTAAATTCACTAAAACAGCCGAACCAAAAGATTTTTGCCGTATTTAGTGCATTAGTTGATAAAGACTTAAGCGGCATCGTAGAGCCATTGGCAAATGTTATTGATGAATGGCATTGTGCCGGTTTAGCCGGATATCGAGGACAGTCAGGTGAAGCGGTCTATCAAAAACTGGCAAAAGTTTTACCAAATTCGACCGCTTGTTATTACCAAACCGTTCCCGAAGCAGCTGAATCATTATTCGCCAAAGCGAGCAAAACCGATATTATCCTGATTTTCGGCTCATTCCACACCGTGAGCGATTTTTTAGTTTGGATTGGGGAATAA
- a CDS encoding type I restriction endonuclease subunit R, with protein MHINENTIEQACIQALQGLGWAYTFGSEIERERAEEVVLKSVLANAITRLNPQLPSNVVNDVVALVCKGDITDLTERNQQFYRLLREGVQVEYRENDEQKIDIVRLIDFQNVHNNQFDVVNQFTIKGVKGNRRPDVICFVNGLPLVVFELKNPLTESADLQQAFQQFQTYKAEISDLFVFNQALVISDGTHARIGSLTANFDRFTPWRVVDEKAKQRVPFENELAGLVQGLMSPENLLNYVQNFVLFERSESGLLIKKIAAYHQFYGVNEAVESTLLAASEQGDRKIGVMWHTQGSGKSISMLFYAAKLQAEPSLRNPTIVVVTDRNDLDGQLFATFSAGKDLIRQTPIQADGREALRTELAKRETGGIIFTTIQKFGLHEGENQHPILNDRHNIIVISDEAHRSQYGFSQHLAMGTQSATYRVGYAKHLRNALPNASFIGFTGTPISLEDKDTQAVFGRYVSIYDIQDAVEDGATVPIVYEARQIPINESQDFKNAVREADDLFSDDEQSYSFRLREKLIGADTRLTKLAEDLVKHFENRTALMDGKAMIVAMSRQICVVLYDKIIALRPEWHSDNLNEGAIKIVMTGSASDPDHFQPHIYGNQEKKSLEKRFKDPSDPFKLVIVRDMWLTGFDAPCCNTMYIDKPMKGHNLMQAIARVNRVFRNKSRENGGLIVDYVGLVDELKSATAEYTNANGKGEMTQDIEQIKLKFLECLDIVRGMFASPVSGQIFPLFDALKIHDEMALFEQILTAANHILSLDQQNPVDDKAKDKTPRKNRFLQAVRLAKKGYGLCGSLPEVQVYQRELAFIDAVRAMLAKREPNSTVNPADRQLKLVALLNQAVKADGAVDLFALLNRDQPNIEILSEQFLEKVKNSRHQALWLEAIQRYLQAEIKEKGASNLSVQKDFETRLKEAMNKYRNQNLTLLEILDELLAMGKEFAERLARGEKLGLTPAEIAFYDALAQNESAVRELGDEVLKNLAMTITEKIRQSATIDWQFKDSVRAKMRIEIRRALRLFKYPPDKQVEAVEFVLRQAEVIADELSSP; from the coding sequence ATGCACATCAACGAAAACACAATAGAGCAAGCCTGTATTCAGGCATTACAAGGCTTGGGGTGGGCTTATACCTTTGGTTCGGAGATTGAGCGGGAGCGAGCTGAAGAGGTGGTGCTGAAATCGGTGTTGGCGAATGCGATAACAAGGCTAAATCCGCAGTTACCGAGTAATGTGGTCAATGACGTGGTGGCGTTGGTGTGTAAGGGCGATATTACCGATTTAACTGAGCGTAATCAGCAATTTTACCGCTTGTTGCGTGAAGGCGTGCAGGTGGAGTATCGTGAAAATGATGAGCAGAAAATCGACATTGTTCGTTTGATTGATTTTCAAAATGTTCACAACAACCAGTTTGATGTGGTAAATCAATTTACCATTAAGGGGGTGAAAGGCAACCGCCGCCCTGATGTGATTTGCTTTGTGAATGGTTTGCCGTTGGTGGTGTTTGAGTTGAAAAATCCGCTTACAGAATCAGCCGATTTGCAACAGGCATTTCAGCAGTTCCAAACTTATAAAGCGGAAATTAGCGATCTCTTTGTTTTCAACCAAGCCCTTGTGATTAGTGACGGTACGCACGCTCGCATTGGTTCTTTAACCGCCAATTTTGACCGCTTTACACCGTGGCGAGTGGTGGACGAAAAAGCTAAACAGCGAGTGCCGTTTGAGAATGAATTGGCGGGGCTGGTGCAAGGCTTGATGTCGCCTGAAAATTTACTCAATTATGTGCAGAATTTCGTGCTATTTGAGCGTTCGGAAAGCGGTCTGTTAATCAAAAAAATTGCCGCTTATCATCAATTCTATGGCGTGAATGAGGCAGTGGAGTCCACGTTGCTTGCCGCAAGCGAGCAAGGCGATCGCAAAATTGGGGTAATGTGGCATACGCAAGGTTCGGGCAAATCCATTTCGATGCTGTTCTATGCGGCAAAATTGCAAGCCGAGCCAAGCTTACGCAACCCAACCATTGTAGTGGTAACCGACCGTAACGACTTAGACGGTCAGCTATTTGCGACCTTTTCAGCGGGTAAAGATCTTATTCGCCAAACACCCATTCAAGCAGACGGACGAGAAGCATTGCGAACCGAGCTTGCCAAGCGTGAAACAGGCGGCATTATTTTTACCACCATTCAAAAATTTGGCTTGCACGAGGGCGAAAATCAGCACCCGATTTTGAATGATCGCCACAACATTATCGTCATCAGCGATGAGGCTCATCGTTCGCAATATGGTTTTAGCCAACATTTAGCTATGGGAACACAATCCGCTACTTACCGAGTGGGCTATGCCAAACATTTACGAAATGCGTTGCCGAATGCCTCGTTTATTGGCTTTACTGGTACGCCAATTTCCCTTGAAGATAAAGATACTCAAGCAGTGTTTGGGCGTTATGTGTCGATTTACGACATTCAAGATGCGGTGGAAGACGGTGCAACCGTGCCGATTGTGTATGAGGCTCGCCAAATTCCGATTAACGAGAGCCAAGATTTCAAAAATGCGGTGCGTGAGGCGGACGATTTATTTTCGGACGATGAGCAAAGTTACAGTTTCCGCTTGCGTGAAAAGCTAATAGGGGCGGATACACGGCTCACAAAATTAGCGGAAGATTTGGTAAAACATTTTGAAAATCGCACCGCTTTAATGGACGGTAAGGCGATGATTGTGGCAATGAGCCGTCAAATTTGTGTGGTGTTGTATGACAAAATCATTGCCCTTCGCCCTGAATGGCATAGCGATAATCTCAACGAAGGGGCGATTAAAATTGTGATGACAGGCTCAGCAAGTGATCCTGACCATTTTCAACCGCACATTTATGGCAATCAAGAGAAGAAAAGCCTCGAAAAACGTTTTAAAGATCCGAGTGATCCGTTCAAACTTGTGATTGTGCGAGATATGTGGCTGACAGGTTTTGACGCCCCTTGTTGTAATACAATGTATATCGACAAGCCGATGAAAGGGCATAATTTAATGCAGGCAATTGCCCGAGTAAACCGTGTTTTCCGCAATAAAAGCCGTGAAAATGGTGGGTTAATTGTCGATTATGTGGGCTTGGTGGACGAACTTAAATCGGCAACGGCTGAATATACCAATGCAAATGGTAAGGGCGAAATGACGCAAGATATTGAGCAAATCAAACTCAAATTTTTAGAGTGCCTTGATATTGTGCGAGGAATGTTTGCCAGCCCTGTAAGCGGCCAGATTTTTCCATTATTTGACGCATTAAAAATTCACGATGAAATGGCGTTATTTGAGCAAATTCTAACGGCAGCAAACCATATTTTAAGCCTCGATCAGCAAAATCCTGTTGATGACAAAGCGAAGGATAAAACGCCACGCAAAAATCGCTTCTTGCAAGCGGTAAGATTAGCGAAAAAGGGTTACGGTTTGTGTGGTTCGTTGCCTGAAGTGCAGGTTTATCAGCGAGAATTAGCGTTTATTGATGCGGTGCGAGCAATGCTTGCAAAACGTGAGCCAAATTCGACCGTTAACCCTGCCGACCGACAGCTTAAATTGGTGGCGTTGCTAAACCAAGCGGTAAAAGCCGATGGGGCAGTGGACTTATTTGCGTTGCTTAATCGAGATCAGCCGAACATTGAGATTTTGTCGGAGCAGTTTTTAGAAAAAGTGAAAAATAGCCGCCACCAAGCGTTGTGGCTTGAGGCGATTCAACGTTATCTGCAAGCGGAAATTAAGGAAAAAGGAGCGAGTAATCTTTCCGTGCAAAAAGATTTTGAAACTCGATTAAAAGAGGCGATGAATAAATATCGCAATCAAAATCTCACGTTACTTGAAATTTTGGACGAATTATTGGCAATGGGGAAAGAATTTGCCGAACGTTTGGCTCGTGGCGAAAAATTAGGGCTAACGCCTGCGGAAATCGCCTTTTATGACGCTTTGGCTCAAAACGAAAGTGCGGTGCGAGAATTAGGCGATGAAGTCTTGAAAAATTTGGCAATGACAATCACCGAGAAGATCCGCCAATCTGCCACCATTGACTGGCAATTTAAAGATTCCGTGCGAGCCAAAATGCGAATTGAAATCCGCCGAGCGTTAAGATTATTCAAATATCCGCCCGATAAACAAGTGGAAGCAGTTGAGTTTGTATTAAGACAAGCGGAAGTGATTGCCGATGAATTAAGTTCACCTTAG
- a CDS encoding abortive infection family protein — MQWIIELFAKSPRFSVYQAQVDGVLNNFERNPTLSIEICKALIEGVCKTILTDKGNRIPEQFPKLVIETLNSLNINNHPDYEHINQLFSRLNGVIQYIGEIRNSVGCYASHGQDIEHKKPTKDLALFVSHTTNSVLGFILHLYIFSDDLRINHRIRYEDYAEFNQFLDEEYAPKFPDGLSISYSLALFEQDIEAYKGFYEEYISLEQERLQETL, encoded by the coding sequence ATGCAATGGATAATTGAACTATTTGCTAAATCTCCGAGATTTTCAGTTTATCAAGCACAGGTTGATGGTGTTTTAAATAATTTTGAAAGAAATCCAACATTAAGTATAGAAATTTGTAAAGCATTAATTGAAGGTGTTTGTAAAACTATTCTGACGGATAAAGGAAATAGAATTCCTGAACAATTTCCTAAATTGGTTATTGAAACATTAAATTCATTAAATATAAATAACCACCCTGATTATGAGCATATTAATCAATTATTTTCTCGTTTGAATGGAGTTATTCAATATATTGGTGAAATTAGAAATAGTGTTGGTTGTTATGCTTCACACGGTCAAGATATTGAACATAAAAAGCCAACCAAAGATTTAGCTTTATTTGTTTCACATACAACAAATTCAGTATTAGGATTTATTCTTCATCTATATATTTTTTCAGATGATCTTCGGATAAATCATAGAATACGGTATGAAGACTATGCAGAATTTAATCAATTTTTAGATGAAGAATATGCTCCAAAATTTCCTGATGGATTGAGTATTTCATATTCATTAGCATTATTTGAACAAGATATTGAGGCATATAAGGGATTTTATGAAGAATATATTTCATTAGAACAGGAGCGACTGCAAGAAACATTATAA
- the mazG gene encoding nucleoside triphosphate pyrophosphohydrolase translates to MTKIDQFLDVVAQLRDPRTGCPWDIKQDFDSMLPCLLEETYEVAEAIHTKDRSALREELGDLLLQVVFLSQLAKEEGTFTFYDVLNDIHEKLIYRHPHVFGDSSAENSEEALRNWEERKAAEAKRQQHESILDDVPFALPALTRANKLQKRCAKVGFDWTDPQDVLAKVEEELQEVKDEIAQYPQSAGKLEEELGDFLFATVNLCRHYHIDAESCLRTANVKFESRFKKVEKLVKQRGKTVAKCSLSELDSIWEQIKSQE, encoded by the coding sequence ATGACTAAAATTGACCAATTTCTTGATGTTGTAGCTCAACTTCGCGATCCTCGAACAGGATGTCCTTGGGATATTAAACAGGATTTTGACTCGATGCTGCCTTGTTTGTTAGAAGAAACTTATGAAGTTGCCGAAGCAATTCATACGAAAGACCGCTCTGCTCTTCGCGAAGAATTAGGCGATTTATTACTACAGGTTGTATTTCTTAGTCAGTTGGCTAAGGAGGAAGGAACTTTTACTTTTTACGATGTACTAAACGATATTCATGAAAAATTGATTTATAGGCATCCTCACGTTTTTGGTGATAGCTCAGCCGAGAATAGTGAAGAAGCATTAAGAAATTGGGAAGAACGTAAAGCAGCGGAAGCCAAACGCCAACAACATGAATCAATTTTAGATGATGTTCCTTTTGCTTTGCCGGCGCTAACCCGAGCGAATAAACTTCAAAAACGTTGCGCAAAAGTCGGTTTTGATTGGACCGACCCTCAAGATGTGCTCGCAAAAGTAGAAGAAGAGTTGCAAGAAGTCAAAGATGAAATTGCTCAATATCCTCAAAGTGCAGGAAAACTAGAGGAAGAACTAGGGGATTTTCTCTTTGCAACGGTAAATTTATGCCGCCATTATCATATCGATGCTGAATCTTGTTTGCGCACGGCAAACGTCAAATTTGAAAGTCGATTTAAAAAAGTAGAAAAGCTTGTTAAGCAACGAGGCAAAACTGTGGCAAAATGCTCTTTATCTGAGCTAGATTCAATTTGGGAACAAATAAAATCTCAGGAATAA
- a CDS encoding type I restriction-modification system subunit M, producing MPTTNNQQPTTAENSIAQQSFLNDLDDRLLKAADKLRQQLDAANYKHIVLGLIFLKYVSDSFTAQRERLSAQFQDPNSDYYLPDATQEEIESELEERDYYTQDNVFWVPQTARWDEIKAVVRSNLGDTIFGDKTFKGVANLIDEAFDAIEKDNPKLKGVIQRISSYNVDESILIGLVELFSDTNFTRPTLNGKPVSLAAKDILGHVYEYFLGQFALAEGKKGGQYFTPKSIVTLIIEMLEPYEGRIYDPAMGSGGFFVQTERFIREHQGNPNRVSIYGQEFNPTTWKLAAMNMAIHGLSFDFGKGNADTFSNPQHLDKRMDFVMANPPFNMNEWWNQSLANDPRWKFGTPPSSNANFAWLQHMIYHLSEKGKMALLLANGSMSSNTNNEGEIRRNIVRADLVEAMIALPSQLFTNTQIPACIWVLNKAKPRKGEVLFIDARQLGYMKTRVMRDFTPKDIASVAETYHQWQKGEGYQDVPAFCKSATLAEIESHDFVLTPGRYVGTAEVEDDGIPFAEKIQNLTALLDQQFKQGAELEAKIRANLKTLGF from the coding sequence ATGCCAACAACCAACAACCAACAACCAACAACTGCTGAAAATTCAATCGCTCAACAATCCTTTCTTAACGATCTTGATGATCGCCTTTTGAAAGCTGCCGACAAACTCCGCCAGCAATTAGACGCCGCCAACTACAAGCATATTGTGCTTGGTTTAATTTTCCTCAAATACGTTTCTGATAGTTTCACCGCACAGCGTGAACGCCTTTCTGCACAATTCCAAGATCCAAATTCTGACTACTATTTGCCAGACGCAACCCAAGAAGAAATCGAATCTGAACTCGAAGAACGAGATTATTACACTCAGGATAACGTTTTTTGGGTGCCACAAACCGCCCGTTGGGACGAAATCAAAGCGGTGGTGAGAAGCAATTTAGGCGACACTATTTTCGGCGATAAAACCTTTAAAGGCGTGGCAAATTTGATTGATGAAGCCTTTGACGCTATCGAAAAAGACAACCCAAAATTGAAAGGCGTGATCCAACGTATTTCTAGCTACAACGTGGATGAAAGCATTTTAATCGGTTTGGTGGAACTATTTTCTGACACCAATTTCACTCGCCCAACGCTTAACGGCAAGCCTGTTTCTTTGGCAGCAAAAGATATTTTAGGACACGTTTATGAGTATTTTCTCGGGCAATTTGCTCTCGCCGAAGGCAAAAAAGGCGGGCAGTATTTCACGCCAAAATCCATTGTTACCCTGATTATCGAAATGCTCGAACCCTATGAGGGGCGAATTTACGACCCTGCAATGGGATCGGGCGGATTCTTCGTGCAAACCGAACGCTTTATCCGTGAGCATCAGGGCAATCCAAACCGTGTGTCGATTTATGGGCAGGAATTTAACCCTACCACGTGGAAACTGGCGGCAATGAATATGGCGATTCATGGCTTGTCGTTTGATTTTGGTAAGGGTAATGCCGACACCTTCAGCAATCCGCAACACCTTGATAAACGAATGGATTTTGTGATGGCGAACCCGCCGTTCAATATGAACGAATGGTGGAACCAAAGCCTTGCTAATGACCCACGCTGGAAGTTCGGCACGCCACCGTCTAGCAACGCCAACTTTGCGTGGTTACAACATATGATTTACCACCTTTCCGAAAAGGGCAAAATGGCGTTATTGCTTGCTAACGGCTCAATGTCGAGCAACACCAACAACGAGGGCGAAATCCGCCGTAACATCGTGCGAGCCGATTTAGTGGAGGCGATGATTGCCTTGCCAAGCCAATTATTTACCAATACACAAATCCCCGCTTGCATTTGGGTGTTGAACAAAGCCAAACCACGAAAGGGCGAAGTGCTGTTTATTGACGCTCGCCAACTTGGTTATATGAAAACCCGTGTAATGCGTGATTTCACGCCAAAAGACATCGCCAGCGTGGCGGAAACCTACCACCAATGGCAAAAAGGCGAAGGCTACCAAGATGTGCCTGCGTTCTGCAAATCCGCCACTCTTGCCGAGATCGAAAGCCACGATTTTGTGTTAACCCCGGGGCGATATGTTGGCACAGCTGAAGTGGAAGATGACGGCATTCCATTTGCAGAAAAAATACAAAATCTGACCGCACTTTTAGACCAACAATTCAAACAAGGGGCGGAATTAGAGGCAAAAATCCGAGCGAATTTAAAAACGTTGGGGTTTTAA
- the accD gene encoding acetyl-CoA carboxylase, carboxyltransferase subunit beta — translation MSWIERILGRTSSSSSSSKSKVPEGVWTKCTSCEQVLYSEELKRNMHVCPKCNHHMRFDARTRLLSLLDQDSAQEIAAELEPQDILKFKDLKKYKDRLTAAQKQTGEKDSFITMYGTLHNMPVVVASFNFEFMGGSMGSVVGAKFVRAAERALAENIPFICFSASGGARMQEALFSLMQMAKTSAILAKIREKGVPFISVLTDPTLGGVSASLAMLGDINIAEPKALIGFAGPRVIEQTVREKLPEGFQRAEFLLEHGAIDMIVQRKDMRDTLARLCAKMTNKPTPFKTAELIVEEA, via the coding sequence ATGAGCTGGATTGAAAGAATTTTAGGAAGAACCTCTTCATCATCAAGCAGTAGCAAATCTAAAGTGCCTGAAGGCGTTTGGACAAAATGTACAAGCTGTGAACAGGTTCTATACAGCGAAGAACTTAAACGTAATATGCACGTTTGCCCGAAGTGTAACCACCATATGCGTTTTGATGCACGTACTCGTTTATTATCGTTATTAGACCAAGATAGCGCACAAGAAATTGCAGCCGAGCTAGAACCGCAAGATATCTTAAAATTTAAAGATTTGAAAAAATATAAAGATCGTTTAACCGCAGCACAAAAACAAACCGGTGAGAAAGACTCTTTTATTACAATGTACGGTACATTGCATAATATGCCGGTTGTGGTTGCGTCATTTAACTTTGAATTTATGGGCGGCTCAATGGGCTCGGTTGTCGGCGCAAAATTCGTACGTGCGGCGGAGCGTGCATTAGCGGAAAATATTCCGTTTATCTGTTTCTCTGCATCTGGCGGTGCTCGTATGCAAGAAGCATTGTTCTCTTTAATGCAGATGGCGAAAACCAGTGCGATCTTAGCGAAAATACGTGAAAAAGGTGTACCGTTTATTTCTGTTTTAACGGATCCGACACTAGGCGGTGTTTCAGCAAGTTTAGCAATGTTAGGTGATATCAATATCGCAGAACCTAAAGCATTAATCGGTTTTGCCGGTCCACGTGTTATCGAACAAACTGTACGTGAAAAATTGCCGGAAGGTTTCCAACGTGCGGAGTTCTTATTAGAACACGGCGCAATTGATATGATTGTGCAACGTAAAGATATGCGTGATACGCTTGCTCGTTTATGTGCCAAAATGACCAATAAACCAACGCCTTTTAAAACAGCAGAATTAATTGTTGAAGAAGCCTAA